One window of the Populus nigra chromosome 4, ddPopNigr1.1, whole genome shotgun sequence genome contains the following:
- the LOC133690837 gene encoding uncharacterized protein LOC133690837 encodes MSVEILDGATIVNFLEDEEAFSAQICDRFALLDSDHDGRLSYGEMLKELQCLRLLETHFGVDVETDPDELALVYGSLFVQFDHDLNGTVDLEEFKSETKQMMLAMANGMGFLPVQMVLEEDSFLKKAVEWESAKLVA; translated from the coding sequence ATGAGTGTGGAGATTTTGGATGGTGCCACCATTGTGAACTTTCTGGAGGACGAGGAAGCATTCAGCGCGCAAATATGTGACCGCTTCGCCCTCCTTGATTCAGACCATGATGGCCGGCTTTCCTACGGGGAAATGTTGAAGGAGCTGCAGTGTTTGAGGTTATTGGAAACCCACTTCGGCGTGGATGTGGAAACAGACCCCGATGAGCTTGCTCTCGTCTATGGTTCTCTTTTTGTCCAATTTGATCATGACTTGAATGGGACAGTGGACTTAGAAGAGTTCAAGTCAGAGACGAAGCAAATGATGCTAGCCATGGCCAATGGTATGGGTTTCTTGCCTGTTCAGATGGTCCTGGAAGAAGACAGTTTCCTGAAGAAGGCTGTGGAGTGGGAATCTGCTAAACTCGTTGCCTGA
- the LOC133691075 gene encoding eukaryotic translation initiation factor 1A-like: MPKNKGKGGKNRKRGKNEADDEKRELIFKEDGQEYAQVLRMLGNGRCEATCIDGTKRLCHIRGKMHKKVWIAAGDIILVGLRDYQDDKADVILKYMPDEARLLKAYGELPENTRLNEGIAGGLDEEDDGAGDDYIEFEDEDIDKI, encoded by the coding sequence ATGCCGAAGAACAAGGGAAAGGGAGGAAAGAATAGGAAGAGAGGAAAGAACGAAGCCGATGACGAGAAGCGTGAGCTTATTTTCAAGGAAGATGGGCAGGAGTATGCCCAAGTGCTTCGCATGCTCGGGAATGGTCGTTGCGAAGCCACGTGTATTGATGGGACCAAGCGTCTTTGCCATATTCGAGGAAAGATGCACAAGAAGGTCTGGATTGCTGCTGGTGATATAATTCTCGTTGGTCTCCGTGACTATCAGGATGACAAGGCTGACGTTATATTGAAGTATATGCCTGATGAAGCTAGGCTGCTGAAGGCGTATGGTGAGCTTCCTGAGAATACGCGTCTCAATGAAGGTATTGCTGGGGGTCTTGATGAGGAAGATGATGGTGCTGGTGATGATTACATTGAGTTTGAGGATGAAGATATCGACaagatctag
- the LOC133690784 gene encoding uncharacterized protein LOC133690784: MSVEILDGATIVNFLEDEEAFSAQICDRFALLDSDHDGRLSYGEMLKELQCLRLLETHFGVDVETDPDELALVYGSLFVQFDHDLNGTVDLEEFKSETKQMMLAMANGMGFLPVQMVLEEDSFLKKAVEWESAKLVA, encoded by the coding sequence ATGAGTGTGGAGATTTTGGATGGTGCCACCATTGTCAACTTTCTGGAGGACGAGGAAGCATTCAGCGCGCAAATATGTGACCGCTTCGCCCTCCTTGATTCAGACCATGATGGCCGGCTTTCCTACGGGGAAATGTTGAAGGAGCTGCAGTGTTTGAGGTTATTGGAAACCCACTTCGGCGTGGATGTGGAAACAGACCCGGATGAGCTTGCTCTCGTCTATGGTTCTCTTTTTGTCCAATTTGATCATGACTTGAATGGGACAGTGGACTTAGAAGAGTTCAAGTCAGAGACGAAGCAAATGATGCTAGCCATGGCCAATGGTATGGGTTTCTTGCCTGTTCAGATGGTCCTGGAAGAAGACAGTTTCCTGAAGAAGGCTGTGGAGTGGGAATCTGCTAAACTCGTTGCCTGA
- the LOC133690676 gene encoding uncharacterized protein LOC133690676 produces MSVEILDGATIVNFLEDEEAFSAQICDRFAHLDSDHDGRLSYGEMLKELQCLRLLETHFGVDVETDPDELALVYGSLFVQFDHDLNGTVDLEEFKSETKQMMLAMANGMGFLPVQMVLEEDSFLKKAVEWESAKLVA; encoded by the coding sequence ATGAGTGTGGAGATTTTGGATGGTGCCACCATTGTGAACTTTCTGGAGGACGAGGAAGCATTCAGCGCGCAAATATGCGACCGCTTCGCCCACCTTGATTCAGACCATGATGGCCGGCTTTCCTACGGGGAAATGTTGAAGGAGCTGCAGTGTTTGAGGTTATTGGAAACCCACTTCGGCGTGGATGTGGAAACAGACCCGGATGAGCTTGCTCTCGTCTATGGTTCTCTTTTTGTCCAATTTGATCATGACTTGAATGGGACAGTGGACTTAGAAGAGTTCAAGTCAGAGACGAAGCAAATGATGCTAGCCATGGCCAATGGTATGGGTTTCTTGCCTGTTCAGATGGTCCTGGAAGAAGACAGTTTCCTGAAGAAGGCTGTGGAGTGGGAATCTGCTAAACTCGTTGCCTGA
- the LOC133690708 gene encoding uncharacterized protein LOC133690708: MSVEILDGATIVNFLEDEEAFSAQICDRFAHLDSDHDGRLSYGEMLKELQCLRLLETHFGVDVETDPDELALVYGSLFVQFDHDLNGTVDLEEFKSETKQMMLAMANGMGFLPVQMVLDEDSFLKKAVEWESAKLVA, translated from the coding sequence ATGAGTGTGGAGATTTTGGATGGTGCCACCATTGTGAACTTTCTGGAGGACGAGGAAGCATTCAGCGCGCAAATATGTGACCGCTTCGCCCACCTTGATTCAGACCATGATGGCCGGCTTTCCTACGGGGAAATGTTGAAGGAGCTGCAGTGTTTGAGGTTATTGGAAACCCACTTCGGCGTGGATGTGGAAACAGACCCGGATGAGCTTGCTCTCGTCTATGGTTCTCTTTTTGTCCAATTTGATCATGACTTGAATGGGACAGTGGACTTAGAAGAGTTCAAGTCAGAGACGAAGCAAATGATGCTAGCCATGGCCAATGGTATGGGTTTCTTGCCTGTTCAGATGGTCCTGGATGAAGACAGTTTCCTGAAGAAGGCTGTGGAGTGGGAATCTGCTAAACTCGTTGCCTGA